A window of Rhipicephalus microplus isolate Deutch F79 chromosome X, USDA_Rmic, whole genome shotgun sequence genomic DNA:
TCCAACAATTTCTAGGTTTTGGTGACAATACAGCTACAGAGGGTCTACATGACTATACATATATGAAAAGTGGACCATGCATCAGCGAACAAGCCTGGAAGTCATCGCCTATAAAGCACACCGGCAACCGTCATTTTGCTATGGCACGTGCCGGGACGTCATGTGTAGCATTGGGCGGAGTCGTCCGTCTTCTTCCAACAAAGTTTGAGCCATTGCAAATACTTCAATTTAAAATCCAAGCTCAAAAAGAAAAATATCTCGATTTCACGCGTGCAACCGACCATGGAACATTATCTTCCGCCGGAAGGTGGATGTTCCCACAGCAAGGGGCTTGCTACGTCCCGGCTCACGAGTACACCAGTGTTGCCCGACACTCACGCCACTCCCGCGTTAATAAAAATTTTCAAATACCTCTATCTGCCTGCCAGATTAACATTTTGCCGCCTTGTGAATCACATAAAATTttcaatgattttttttcttgactggACTATTTTGAGGTTGATGTTCAGTTTCCCTAATAGAATATCGtaatcatcgtcagcctgactacgcctactgcaggacaaaggcctctccgtcCTGTCAACTCGATattgtgcttgctgctaccacttTGTGCCCGAAAACTTTCAAATCTAATCTGCCCACCCAAGTTTCTGCCTCCTcttcacccacttgccttctctggaatcccgtcagttacccttaatgaaagaatggttatcctgcctacgtgctatatGCGCGGCCCATTTACATTTCTTAAtcatttcaactgtgatatcatTAACTCCAGTTTGCTCTCTGACCCACTCTTCTCTCTTctagtctcttaaggttacacctatcatttcccGCTAATACAATATATACccacaaatgaaagaaaagctaGAAAATGTAGTTATTTTGCTAACTAATTAAAGTAGTCTGCCTCTATCTTGGTGCCCGCTATAGCCTACATTATAGCCGCAATGCAAAAGTAAGTAAATTAGAAGGGTAACGGCTGGTGGTAGTTGGTGTGTCATTATGAATGCTACAGTGCGAACTAAAGATGATAACCCATACGCAAACAAGAGGGAGTGCTAACTTTCAACTGAGCCTACTGAGCAGAAACAAAAGTTTATATGTGTCTATACCACAAAAAACTATGTGTGACGAGTGAAGAGCGATGCAACAAGTCATGTGAAAAATTGAGCAGGCCAAAAAAGTcaaataacaaagaaaacaaacaaacaataacagCTTGGAAAAACAAAGGAACAACTGTGACTAAAAGTGCGCACCGGTGTTCCTGAGGAAACTTAATTCCTTCTCAGAGAGGGCGAGAGAAGGCTTACTAACGCTTGAAACACACTCACATGCCTTCTGCGGAGCCTCGACAATCATTCGAGTGTGATCGTCTCTGTGTTTACAAAGAGCAGCGTGTCCTCGAAAGGAGGAGCTGAGTTACACGAAGGACAATGCTGTGAAAGAAAATtgacttttttgtttacttcctcGACTTTTCTGCTAGTTCATCATGCGAGACGCGCTGTTGTTGTTTGAGGTTTTGGCCTATATAACCTTTTGTTTCCGCTCAATAACCTCAGATGGAAGTCAGTGCTCGTCTTTGTGTCCTCGTTCATGCTACAGCATTTTCAGcacgttttcctttttttaatgtggtcattcatagaaaaaaaacaatgggTCTATACTTGTGTTCATCTGAAATAACAGTAGTAGTGGACTTTTATTTTCAACCACAAACTAAGGACCAAGCCTTCTGACCGCCTGCGCGACCGGTTGACGCTGTTCTTCCCCTTCGTCGCCGGTCCCGTCGAACCAGGGGATAATAAAAAGGGAAATGGGAGGGTAAAAGGTGAATTACTGAGCAGTTAGGTAATAAAAAAGGCATTGTGACAGGTCGTCATATCTAGAGAGGGAAATATTCACATGGAATCGAAGAAGCTACGCAAAATACAAGTAAAATGCATTTGTAACAAGCATTAAAAAACTGGGCGAGTTGCTATAGGGTTCATTTTCTAGCAAACTACGCAGCAAACAGgactgaaagaaaaaacaaaacgagaCAGAGGAGCGCAGCCTGTTTTGCTTCGTTCTTTTTTAGTGTCTCACTAGCTACGCACTTTGCTAGAAGATGAAATGTATTTGTGGGAAAAGTATTAAAAAATAGAAACGTACAAGCAGAAGACAATATATAGTACAAGCTAGaaaacagaaaaacaagaaatgaaagaaaaaataactGTGTATGAGGCACCATCATGTCATAAACTTTTTCTGTAGTGACATAACACGTTCAGCAGTGGTAAATTTAAGTTTTTGACTGAGTATTTTTACCATTCCTTGCGGAGCGCTAATATCACTGCTATAAAAATATTTTAAAGAAAACGCAGCATCCCTTGCCGCGGCACAAAAACACATTTTCTGCATTTTCCAAATACGTATCAAGATTCCTCATTTTAGCTCTGATAGAGCGGTCTATTGCAAGGCTACACTGGGATAATTCATTGTATGATATGATACTGTAAATACACACAGCTAGTTCATTAGAACAAATTGAGCTGCAAGATTGATTATCTGTATTTATTCTCATAGCGGAAATATTGCGAGTTCAACGTGATGGCgttcttttccttctttgtcgCATATATATTACCCGTGTTTTTTTGGGGCAGgacttttattgaaaaaaaaaaaataatccctCTGGGAGATGCTGGTAATAAGAAACTTTCATTTTTTCGTGCCGTTAAGCTATGAACCAAATTCATCGCACCTTTCAGTTAACCTgaatgcattttcgatggaggcaaaaatgctataCGTCTGTGTTCTCATATTTCtgatcacgttaaagaaccccaggcggtcgaaatttcctgatCACTTCACTACGGTATTTTTTATAATAATATGGTAGTTTTCGGGCGTTAAATCCTATATATCAGTCAATAAATGAATTCGTTAACGTGAATAATGAACTCCAATTACTAAGCTTGACTAGTTATGTGCAGCTTGCTTAATTTATTCCTGTGTTTGGGTATTATCCATTCTTATTGGCAAGCATCGCTCGCAGGAAATCGTCCCCGGTATAATAAGTGGGGTGTACGTGCCGTTAGGAGTAGGGATTTAAGTTTACAACTACTAAAAGTGCCAAGGAAGCATCACTCAGGCCCACCTATTTACCTTACTACACCTGCCACAACTGCGCTCACCAAATTGTAGTCACTCGTTTCTGCGTCAGTCGATTCAATACAATCCGGTTCTTGTTTGTTCCATGATAGGCGTATTGTTCGGACGACAGCTTCTACGCGCACTGTCGCAGCAAGCGTAAGGCATCCGGGTGACAGAAAAGATGGTCGCTCAACTTGCTGGTGGGAAAGGACGCCCGTCCAAGGGCAGGACTCGCCAGCAGACCATGTAATTTGTTAGCCGCCGGTTCAATCGAGCCCCGTCCCGCGGCGGACTCGAGCGCGCCTGCGGCGCCCTCGCTCGGCGGCTGCTGCGGTGCGCCAGCGGTGTGCTCCTCTCAGAGTGCGTCTTGCATGCCGGGGGCCGAGGTGGCCGAGCCGGCCGCTCTGCGCTGGCTGGGCGTCGCGGTCGCCGCGCTCGTGCTCCTGGCCGCTCTTCTCGGCAACATTCTCGTGCTAGCGGTAGTGTGCCGCTTTCGGCGCATGCGGTCGCCGACCAACGTCTTGCTCGCGAGTCTCGCCACAGCCGACATTGCCGTCGCGTTACTCGTGATGCCACCGCGACTCGCCTACGACCTGGTGCGTGCCTGGCGTCTGGGACTGCTTGCCTGCCGCCTGTGGATTTCGTGCGATGTCATGTGCTGCACGGCTTCCATCCTGCATCTGCTTGCCGTGGCGCTGGACCGCTTCTGGGCCATCACACGACCGCTGCGCTACCGAGTGTCCCGGAGGCGCTTGGCGCTTGCAGTGGCTGCCATCTGGCTCTGCTCGGCCGCCATCTCGTTCGTGCCCGTTCTGCTGGGATGGCATGCTGACGGCAGTGCACCGGATGCCTCCGACTGCGGCCTGCACGTCAACGCGGTGTATGCACTCGTGTCATCACTTACCTCCTTCTACCTGCCGCTGCCAGTGATGCTCTATGTGTACTTACGCATCCTGCTAGTTGCTGGACGCCAAGCCCGCCAGATTCGGCTCCTAGAGCGCTCGCTGGCCGGACCTTCACCGGGACTGCGCCGGAGCCTGCGGCGCCGTTCCAAGCAGCTGCTTCATGACACCAAGGCGGTCCGCTCCTTGGGCATCGTGCTGGGCGTGTTCTGCGCATGCTGGCTGCCCTTCTTCCTCATGTACCTCATTACAGCCTGCTGCCCAGCGTGCGACCTCGGCTATGAGTGGAGTTGCGCCATCACGTGGCTCGGCTATTCCAATTCAGCCTTCAATCCGTGCATATACGCCTTTTTAAACCGCGACTTTCGAGCAGCCTTCCAAGAGCTGTTGGGATGCGGTTCTCGTCGGCGCACGGCCGACGCCATGCTTGGTCCAGCGCGGCGACGTTCACTCATCAAGCCACCACCGTCGAGCGCACATGCCGTCGCAACGGCCGTATCTACTACAGCACGCGTCACTTCCATGGACTGCACGAAGGACTCTTCTGAGGCCGAGCGCCGCTAGGGCCCGTCCAACAGCTGCAGCGCGCCCGACTCAGCCGTCTAGCAGCCTTGTCTGCAAACTATAGCGCCTACTCGCGTTCACCAGCTCCTCGCTGCCGCATCAAGTCCGTCGTTGTTCTGGGTCTGAAGAAACAATCCTAAGACAGGACGATAAATGTATAGGCAGCACGCATCTTTGAGCATCGCTGATGTCAAGCAGTAATGGAACGCAGTTCTTGGTGAAGCAACCGGCATGACGGCGGCCCCCATCCTTGGACCTGCGATGACGGTGTTCGGTATGTGCCAAAAAGTCACCCCTCTGGTACACTGACACACAAGCGATCTGGCACCTAATAGTGTCAACGCTCATCGTCTACTTCAGTCTAATATGTGTCTTTGGCGTCAAGCACTCTTCATTCTCTCTCATTGCATGCTCTTCAACGTCGTGGCGTCGTCCTGGTCTTGTTCACGTTGTTCCACTAGGTGTCCAAATATTTTGGATGTTTGGTCATCAAAAATATTCATGAAGCCTCAAGGCGAATACAAAGCATTGTCGTCGAATAGTGTGTTCAAACCACACATGGCCGTGAACGTAATCGTGCTGAAACAAGACAAGCTGGAATCAGCTTTGAAATTTCGCTCGGAAACCAGGGTCCTTATCGTCGTCCGAGAGAAATGAGACCACAAGAATGCGTGAGTTTATTAAAACAAAGTCGGTAGACTTCGTCCCTTGGTGGTTCCAGTACTGTGAGACACTGCAAAACATGCTTGCTGTGAGAACTGCCTCCTGCAATATTACATGATGGAGAACTCATCAATTGTTTAGAAGTGTACCAAGCAGCGGGCACTGCTTCGTGCACGTCTAAACATAGCACTCCTCTGTCTGTGCGAGTGTAAATATCCACTCGCGCGTCCACATCGCTATGCTGTCATTTAGGGAGGAAAATGTGGAAAGATACGACAAATCATTGTTGCGTCTTGTGCTTAGTGAAAGTGTATTGGCGTAGTTAATAAAATGGAAACTCCCAGAAGAGACGTTGTAGGTCAAAGCACAACGCTTCTTTTTCATTGATACTTAACACAAGTGAAGAGCGCAGACGCGAAAGGACATTTTTCATATGCATTCAACCAATAGTACTTGGCCAAAAAACCAAGAACAAGAAAATGTACACTGTTGCTTGTCTCCTGTCACGTTGATTATATGCTTTTGGGCTGACAGGCGGTCGTTTATTCTTTCTTAATATTATCATTCATTATTTCCTTTCAGAGTCTTTTGCCTAATATACGAAGGCAGCCAAAGAAAGTGCTAACGATCTTGCCGCAGAAGGTCTCTTCTTGAACCCGTCGTTCACTCTAAGCTTAGTCGCTTAAACTCTGCCAACTCGTAATATATTAGAAATGTAACAATGAAGGTGTGAAATAAAACACCCGTAATTAGGATGCTTTAAACTTATCAACACGGGCCGTAAATTGATTTCATAAATATACGCAAATGAAGgtaaaaaattttgtttcaacTTATTTTCATATCTGCGTGTGCTATTCATAGAAAGAAATCTAGCATGTTTTTGCTGCGAGATATTTCGCGGCAAAATTCAATTGTGTAGTGTATGAATATGCGTGCAAGGCGATAAAGATTGACGCGGTGTTCCTCCCCGATGTGACGAACAGTCATAGCTTGTTATCGCTCGCTGGTAGTAAAAAGGCAATCGTTACCATATTTAGCAATGAATTCATGCCGTTGTGAGGTTAAACGGCGCATGCAACCACCGTCGTTCATCAAAGAGGAACGTCGCGCAAGGGCTGACTGTCTTTTATGCTTAATCATGGAAACCGCAATTAAATTTTGCCACGTAATATCTCGGAGCATCGACATGCTAGAAAAATTCTTCCACGTGTAACTGTGTCCAAGTGCGACTGCTTCCAACTTTTCTCAATACAAATATGCCCACTTGCTGCAGTCATTGAAAGCTTCAGCCTTAGTTAATGGGGGAACTGACAGCCAGAGTTATTGTGTAACTTTGTGTCCCTGTCAATACATACGTTATGGGCAAAGGTGTTTTTCGTATTCCTCCCAGTTCTTAATCTCAAGAAAAGTATAAACTGATAAACTGAACTTTAATCAACCGGTACACCTTCCACCACCTCATAGTACGCCTTAAGCGCTGAGCTGGAGACACGTTTATTAtagattgatttgatatgtggggtttaacgtcccaaaaccaccatatgattgagagacgccgtagtggagggctccggaaatttcgaccacctggggttctttaacgtgcactcaaatctgagcacacgggcctacaacatttccgcctccatcggaatagcagctgctgcagccgggattcgatcccgtgacctgcggtttagcagccgagtaccttagccactagaccaccgcggtggggcgtttATCATAGAGCGGGCAGAGTTAAACCGATTGTGAAGCGGAGCTATCGCGATCAGCAAGTCTTCATTCTTCACTTCTGTCGCTGGCG
This region includes:
- the LOC119175581 gene encoding beta-3 adrenergic receptor; its protein translation is MRSPTNVLLASLATADIAVALLVMPPRLAYDLVRAWRLGLLACRLWISCDVMCCTASILHLLAVALDRFWAITRPLRYRVSRRRLALAVAAIWLCSAAISFVPVLLGWHADGSAPDASDCGLHVNAVYALVSSLTSFYLPLPVMLYVYLRILLVAGRQARQIRLLERSLAGPSPGLRRSLRRRSKQLLHDTKAVRSLGIVLGVFCACWLPFFLMYLITACCPACDLGYEWSCAITWLGYSNSAFNPCIYAFLNRDFRAAFQELLGCGSRRRTADAMLGPARRRSLIKPPPSSAHAVATAVSTTARVTSMDCTKDSSEAERR